Genomic DNA from Kiritimatiellia bacterium:
ATTGCGCACGCCCATGATAACGGGCAAATTCATCAATGCGGCCACCCTGATCATGGAAAGCCAGATGGCGCCGACCCTGACCATGCAGGGAACGGTGGTTGACATTATGGGCATTGGCGTGATGATTGAGGGCAAGCCCGGCATCGGGAAAAGCGAGGCGGCCTTGGTGCTGGTCATCAGGGGCCACAGCCTCATCGCGGATGATCTTACCATGCTGCGCCGGCTTGACCCGCGCACCGTGACGGCGTCTTCCGTCCCGATCACGCGTTATCACATGGACATCCGAGGACTGGGCATCATTCATATCCCCAGTCTTTTCGGAGTCGCCTCAGTGCAAAACGAAAAAAATCTTGACTTGATTATTACCCTGAAACGGGCTGAGCAGTTTACCGGCGAAAGCCTGGAAAGTTCCGGACAGCGGCGCGATATCCTGGGCGTTGCCATTCCCAACATTGTCATCCCCGTGGCGCCGGGCCGCGATCTGGCCAGCCTCATTGAAGTTGCCGCCTTGAACGCAAAATTAAAAAAACTCGGCCACGACGCCGCCAAAGAACTTGACGATAAAATCAAGGCGGTCTTAACCCAACAGGCCGACCATTGAGAAAAATTATGTCCGACAATGTCCATAAAAAAACATCGGCCAGCAGCCGCGAGATGGCCATCCTGAATCAATACGGCATTCATGCCCGGCCGGCGGCGATGTTCGTCAAAACCGCCTCAAAATACGAGGCCGAGGTTACGGTTGAAAAGGATAACGTCCGGGTGTCCGGCAAGAGCATTATGGGGCTGATGACGATGGAAGCGAGCTGCGGCACAAAGATCAAAATAACCGCCGAGGGAGTTGACGCCGATCAGGCGCTGGATGAATTGCAGAAACTGGTTGAGCACAAGTTTTACGAAGAATAACCCATCCTCCTTGAGCGCACCGGAATTTTACGATGCAAGCCACGGTAAAAAAACCTGATTCCGAAAAGGAAATCGTTTTAAAGGGAATCGGCGTTTCGTCGGGGGTCGCGTACGGACGTGTTTTCCTGAAACCCGGCCACGAGGAAAACCTGGTTGAACACGCCATCGCCCCGGAGGATATTCCGAAGGAAATCGCCCGTTTTGAAGCGGCGCTGATCGCCACCCGCCGCCAGA
This window encodes:
- a CDS encoding HPr family phosphocarrier protein, with product MSDNVHKKTSASSREMAILNQYGIHARPAAMFVKTASKYEAEVTVEKDNVRVSGKSIMGLMTMEASCGTKIKITAEGVDADQALDELQKLVEHKFYEE
- the hprK gene encoding HPr(Ser) kinase/phosphatase, with amino-acid sequence MPATVKDFIDKAKEKIPLEVVTGEIGLTRIIHESPIHRPGLALAGFFAHFAFRRIQVLGMAEMEYLAAMPAQARRMSLQRFFERHIPCVVICRNRKIQPEFLDMARRFKIAILRTPMITGKFINAATLIMESQMAPTLTMQGTVVDIMGIGVMIEGKPGIGKSEAALVLVIRGHSLIADDLTMLRRLDPRTVTASSVPITRYHMDIRGLGIIHIPSLFGVASVQNEKNLDLIITLKRAEQFTGESLESSGQRRDILGVAIPNIVIPVAPGRDLASLIEVAALNAKLKKLGHDAAKELDDKIKAVLTQQADH